The Brachyspira sp. SAP_772 genome includes the window ATACCAAATTTAGAAGCTCGTCCTATAGAAGCAAAATATGTTAAAGGAATACCAACCATAAAAGCACAAGGACAAGAAACTACAAGTAATGTAAGCGAACGGGCAAACCAATCATTAAAAAACTCTCTTCCATATACTATAGTAGGTATTATAGTAAGCAAAATAGCACCAAATACAACTATAGGAGTATATATTCCAGCAAACTTTGTAATGAATTGTTCTATGTTAGCTTTTCTATTTTGAGATTCTTGAACTAATTTTAGTATTTTTGCTATTGAAGACTCTGCATACACTCTAATTACTTTTGCTTTTATACTGCTTTCTCCGTTTATAGTGCCAGCTAAAATTTCATCATTAACCTTTACATCTTTTGGCATGCTCTCTCCGGTTAAAGCTTTAGTATCAAGCCAGCTTTCCCCTTCATAAATAACAGCATCTAAAGGCACTTTCTCAAAAGGATTAATCAATATATTGTCATTTATATTAACTTTTGAAATATCAACTTTTTGTATACTTCCGTCTTCTTTTATGATATTAGCAAAATCTGCCCTTATGGACATAAGTGCTGCTATTGTTCTTTTAGATTTATCAACTGCCATATCTTCAAAATATTCACCTATTCTGTAGAAAAGAAGTACTGCCAAAGCTTCAGGTAATTGATGAAGTATTATAGCACCAACTGTAGCAATGCTCATAAGAAAACTCTCTCTCATAAACTTGCCCTTAACAAAATCTAATACAGCATTTTTAAAAACTTCTCTGCCTAAAATAAAATAAGGTATAAAAAATATTATATATTCTACTACACCATGAATTTTATTATGCAAAGCATTAAGTAAAACTAAAACAACTAATGAAATAGTAATTTCACTAATAAATAAAATTTTTTCTTTATTCTTTAACATGCTCATACCCCCAAGCATAAATTTTTTCTATATGTTCATCATCAAGCCTATAAAATACATGAAGCCCAATTTTTCTTTTTTTCACTACCCTAGCCTGCCATAACATCTTTAAATGCTGAGACACAGAAGGCTGCTTCATATCAAGCAAAGATACTAATTCATGAACGCATAACTCCTTTTCACTTAAAACAGATATTATTTTCAGCCTAGTAGGGTCAGAAAATACGGAAAAGAAATTAGCTAAAACCGAAAACTCATCATCATTTGGAAGTTTTGGTATAAAAGAAGATATATTCTCTTCTTTTGTGTTAATTTCACAATTATCTTCATAGCTTTCTATAAAGTTTTGTTGTTTATTATTTTTTTTCATAAAAACCTATCTCTATATAACTATATTATAATATAATAATATACTTATATAAAAAAATGTCAATACCTAAATATAAAAAAAGGAGAGTATAATATCTATACTCCCCAAAAAAATTGTCTATTGTTTTTATGTATCAGCTTATTTAATATTCATAAACTAATTTGTT containing:
- a CDS encoding helix-turn-helix transcriptional regulator, whose product is MKKNNKQQNFIESYEDNCEINTKEENISSFIPKLPNDDEFSVLANFFSVFSDPTRLKIISVLSEKELCVHELVSLLDMKQPSVSQHLKMLWQARVVKKRKIGLHVFYRLDDEHIEKIYAWGYEHVKE